Proteins from a genomic interval of Nocardioidaceae bacterium:
- a CDS encoding acyl-CoA desaturase: MTVLQKKPADADPTTHLTPEDVEEIGRRLDAIRADVIADRGERDAAYIHRVIKAQRGLEAGSRVVLLASLFPPAWLLGTAGLSVAKILENMEIGHNVMHGQWDWMRDPKIHSTTWEWDNASPSSQWKHGHNVLHHTYTNVVGKDNDLGYGIMRVDEDQRWVPFYLAQPLWNFINACFFEYGIAAYDLELGKNLSTKERRNDPDFTRRYKEVLRKIRGQATKDYVVHPLLSGPSAPTTLTANVVANLVRNLWTHSVIMCGHFPEGVSTFEKKSIEGETKGEWYLRQMLGAANISGSKAMHLMTGNLSFQVEHHLFPDLPSNRYAEIAPQVQQIFSDYDLPYVTGPLPKQVASAWAKVVRLSLPNSFVEERTGRARRALGSLSPRRGVRRFAEVTRLASPGSDVQDARGRAA; this comes from the coding sequence ATGACCGTCCTGCAGAAGAAGCCCGCCGACGCCGACCCCACCACGCACCTCACCCCCGAGGACGTCGAGGAGATCGGCCGCCGTCTCGACGCGATCCGAGCCGACGTCATCGCCGACCGCGGGGAGCGCGACGCGGCGTACATCCACCGGGTGATCAAGGCCCAGCGCGGCCTCGAAGCCGGCAGCCGCGTCGTGCTGCTCGCCTCGCTCTTCCCGCCGGCGTGGCTGCTCGGGACGGCCGGGCTGTCGGTGGCCAAGATCCTCGAGAACATGGAGATCGGCCACAACGTCATGCACGGCCAGTGGGACTGGATGCGCGACCCGAAGATCCACTCGACCACCTGGGAGTGGGACAACGCCTCGCCGTCGTCGCAGTGGAAGCACGGCCACAACGTGCTGCACCACACGTACACGAACGTCGTCGGCAAGGACAACGACCTCGGCTACGGCATCATGCGCGTCGACGAGGACCAGCGCTGGGTGCCGTTCTACCTGGCCCAGCCGCTCTGGAACTTCATCAACGCCTGCTTCTTCGAGTACGGCATCGCTGCCTACGACCTCGAGCTCGGCAAGAACCTGTCGACCAAGGAACGTCGCAACGACCCGGACTTCACGCGTCGCTACAAGGAGGTCCTGCGCAAGATCCGCGGCCAGGCCACCAAGGACTACGTGGTGCACCCGCTGCTGTCGGGTCCCTCGGCGCCGACGACACTCACGGCCAACGTGGTCGCCAACCTGGTCCGCAACCTGTGGACCCACTCGGTGATCATGTGCGGTCACTTCCCCGAGGGCGTCTCCACCTTCGAGAAGAAGTCGATCGAGGGCGAGACCAAGGGCGAGTGGTACCTGCGCCAGATGCTCGGCGCGGCCAACATCTCCGGCTCCAAGGCGATGCACCTGATGACGGGCAACCTGTCCTTCCAGGTCGAGCATCACCTCTTCCCCGACCTCCCGAGCAACCGGTACGCCGAGATCGCCCCGCAGGTGCAGCAGATCTTCAGCGACTACGACCTGCCCTACGTCACCGGTCCGCTGCCGAAGCAGGTCGCGTCCGCCTGGGCCAAGGTCGTGCGCCTGTCGCTGCCGAACAGCTTCGTCGAGGAGCGCACCGGCCGCGCCCGTCGCGCGCTCGGCTCGCTGTCACCGCGTCGTGGCGTACGCCGGTTCGCCGAGGTGACCCGCCTCGCGTCCCCGGGGTCGGACGTGCAGGACGCGCGGGGCCGCGCCGCCTGA
- a CDS encoding response regulator: MGAARGEDDLARSHRTMAEGQRMASLVSWAEDPVTGEVVGAEGLTELFGFPPEVVAAGPEAWMSVVHPEDQPALRAQVLPARAHGRQAEYVVRIPDGDPGPHGQAWRWVRGCSRFDVVDGLPRRWGTIQDVTVTRRLEIELEKQVIVNVTSEAVATVANEATTLEEALVALRPIVLADPAWGEVYAHRTAPDGLVTMQVPSLLPEQDPGPEEVALAERAWRSGEVVWNEALTDLAFPLRLAGEVYAVVGLHSDVRTEQQELTTEVARRAATQLERVLERESAEAALAAARDQALAASRAKSDFLAVMSHEIRTPLNAVLGMAELLGASELDADQRRLVQSVRDAGTTLIGLVDDVLDLSRVEAGSLVLENTALDVRETVEKAAVMLGAQARSRGVELTTACAPQVPASLRGDGARLAQIVTNLVSNAVKFTPSGEIDVAVTARDDDGRVRLSVAVRDTGAGIDPVVLDGLFDSFTQADASTTRTHGGSGLGLSIARRLARSMGGDVTAVSRPGRGSTFTAEVVLDRDEPAASEGRSRPTPVLLTGPGERRRRLLSWQLAHHGAEVTALDDDADPVEALRRTRRHGEGDEGDDRATLVVDLPLQATRAEAAVGALLQALPPEVPLVVLAPDSPVVATLLANRPGTARLVKPATTVALGDALDLARSGVENAPEAVRGLAPARAAGELPASGPSRRVLVVEDNDVNQVISRRLLEVLGHTVDIAEDGEEAVRVFDPERHDFVLMDVQMPRMDGYAATRALRARHAGARRTPIVALTAGAVAGVREQCLAAGMDDCLVKPVDLRLLARTVSRWTDGTARGDIAASIAASIPAPSVPVDLAEPSAPPTAMPVLDEGRLAELRMMDEPAWSYLDRTVENIGASAPAAVMAAREAFEAGDTERFRFVVHKLAGSALNIGLREVGEVARAMENDPPGDRADGLKALAALDLAVRRGLVALVAATRVPGPTSG, encoded by the coding sequence ATGGGAGCAGCACGCGGCGAGGACGACCTCGCCCGCAGCCACCGCACGATGGCCGAGGGGCAGCGGATGGCGAGCCTCGTCAGCTGGGCCGAGGACCCCGTCACCGGCGAGGTCGTCGGTGCCGAGGGCCTGACCGAGCTCTTCGGCTTCCCTCCCGAGGTCGTGGCCGCGGGCCCCGAGGCGTGGATGTCGGTGGTGCACCCGGAGGACCAGCCGGCGCTGCGCGCCCAGGTGCTGCCTGCCCGCGCCCACGGCCGTCAGGCCGAGTACGTCGTCCGTATCCCCGACGGCGACCCCGGACCGCACGGCCAGGCGTGGCGGTGGGTCCGCGGCTGCTCGCGCTTCGACGTGGTCGACGGTCTGCCTCGACGCTGGGGCACCATCCAGGACGTCACCGTCACCCGGCGTCTGGAGATCGAGCTCGAGAAGCAGGTGATCGTCAACGTCACCAGCGAGGCGGTCGCCACGGTGGCGAACGAGGCGACAACGCTCGAGGAGGCGCTGGTCGCCCTGCGCCCCATCGTGCTGGCCGACCCGGCGTGGGGTGAGGTGTACGCCCACCGCACCGCCCCCGACGGCCTGGTGACCATGCAGGTGCCGAGCCTGCTGCCCGAGCAGGATCCGGGCCCCGAAGAGGTGGCGCTGGCCGAGCGGGCGTGGCGCTCGGGCGAGGTGGTGTGGAACGAGGCCCTCACCGACCTCGCCTTCCCGCTGCGCCTGGCGGGCGAGGTCTACGCCGTGGTCGGCCTGCACAGCGACGTCCGGACCGAGCAGCAGGAGCTCACCACCGAGGTGGCGCGACGGGCCGCGACCCAGCTGGAGCGGGTGCTGGAGCGCGAGAGCGCGGAGGCGGCACTGGCAGCCGCCCGCGACCAGGCCCTCGCCGCCTCGCGCGCGAAGTCGGACTTCCTGGCGGTGATGAGCCACGAGATCCGCACGCCGCTGAACGCGGTGCTCGGCATGGCCGAGCTGCTGGGCGCCAGCGAGCTCGACGCCGACCAGCGTCGCCTCGTGCAGAGCGTCCGTGACGCCGGCACGACCCTGATCGGTCTGGTCGACGACGTGCTCGACCTGAGTCGGGTCGAGGCCGGCAGCCTGGTGCTCGAGAACACCGCCCTCGACGTGCGTGAGACGGTCGAGAAGGCGGCCGTGATGCTCGGGGCCCAGGCCAGGTCGCGCGGCGTGGAGCTGACGACCGCATGCGCACCGCAGGTGCCGGCCTCGCTGCGCGGCGACGGTGCACGTCTCGCGCAGATCGTCACGAACCTGGTCTCCAACGCGGTGAAGTTCACTCCCTCCGGCGAGATCGACGTCGCCGTGACGGCCCGCGACGACGACGGGCGCGTCCGCCTGTCCGTGGCCGTGCGCGACACCGGGGCAGGCATCGACCCCGTGGTCCTCGACGGTCTCTTCGACAGCTTCACCCAGGCCGACGCCTCGACGACCCGCACCCACGGCGGCAGCGGCCTCGGCCTGTCCATCGCGCGGCGGCTCGCGCGGTCCATGGGCGGCGACGTCACCGCCGTGAGCCGACCGGGGCGCGGCAGCACCTTCACCGCCGAGGTCGTCCTCGACCGTGACGAACCGGCCGCGAGCGAGGGACGCTCACGCCCCACTCCGGTGCTGCTGACCGGTCCGGGCGAGCGGCGTCGCCGCCTGCTCTCCTGGCAGCTGGCCCACCACGGCGCCGAGGTGACCGCGCTCGACGACGACGCGGACCCGGTCGAGGCGCTGCGGAGGACCCGCCGACACGGCGAGGGCGACGAGGGCGACGACCGGGCGACGCTGGTCGTCGACCTACCGCTGCAGGCCACCCGGGCGGAGGCCGCCGTGGGCGCACTGCTCCAGGCGCTGCCCCCCGAGGTGCCGCTCGTGGTCCTCGCGCCCGACTCGCCCGTCGTGGCGACCCTGCTGGCCAACCGCCCGGGCACCGCCAGGCTGGTCAAACCCGCCACCACGGTGGCGCTCGGCGATGCGCTGGACCTCGCGCGGTCCGGTGTCGAGAACGCGCCGGAGGCCGTCCGGGGCCTCGCTCCCGCCCGGGCGGCGGGAGAGCTCCCCGCCTCGGGGCCCTCGCGCCGTGTGCTGGTGGTCGAGGACAACGACGTCAACCAGGTCATCTCGCGTCGCCTGCTGGAGGTGCTCGGCCACACCGTCGACATCGCCGAGGACGGCGAGGAGGCCGTCCGTGTCTTCGACCCCGAGCGCCACGACTTCGTGCTGATGGACGTGCAGATGCCGCGCATGGACGGCTACGCCGCGACCAGGGCCCTGCGAGCCCGTCACGCCGGAGCCCGCCGGACGCCGATCGTCGCGCTGACCGCAGGTGCTGTGGCGGGGGTGCGCGAGCAGTGCCTGGCCGCCGGCATGGACGACTGCCTGGTCAAGCCGGTGGACCTGCGCCTGCTGGCCCGCACCGTGAGCCGGTGGACCGACGGGACGGCCCGCGGCGACATCGCCGCGTCGATCGCCGCGTCGATCCCCGCGCCCTCGGTCCCCGTCGACCTCGCGGAGCCTTCCGCGCCGCCCACGGCGATGCCCGTGCTGGACGAGGGACGCCTGGCCGAGCTCAGGATGATGGACGAGCCCGCCTGGTCCTACCTCGACCGGACCGTCGAGAACATCGGCGCCAGCGCCCCCGCAGCCGTGATGGCCGCGCGGGAGGCCTTCGAGGCGGGCGACACCGAGCGGTTCCGCTTCGTGGTCCACAAGCTCGCCGGCTCAGCGCTCAACATCGGCCTGCGCGAGGTCGGTGAGGTGGCGCGAGCGATGGAGAACGACCCGCCCGGGGACCGCGCCGACGGGCTGAAGGCGCTGGCGGCCCTCGACCTCGCGGTGCGCCGCGGACTGGTCGCGCTCGTGGCGGCGACCCGGGTGCCCGGCCCGACATCGGGGTAG
- a CDS encoding PIG-L family deacetylase has protein sequence MAETDEPTEPTEQDAPPPLTAVEEDWQTALCVVAHPDDMEYGAASAVARWTAQGKRVVYCMVTSGEAGIDGLDPEECREVREAEEIASARVVGVDEVEFLRLPDGILEYGVALRREICAVVRKHRPDVAVTINHRETFGGTNLNQADHIAVGKALVDAVRDAGNRWVFPEQLADGDLEKWDGVRGVLVSASPQARHGVDVTDHLAAGVASLEEHRAYIEGLGWDDFDPEEFLEGMARQSGQRLGTRYAVAFELLDTGWGG, from the coding sequence ATGGCCGAGACGGACGAGCCCACGGAGCCGACCGAGCAGGACGCTCCTCCCCCGTTGACCGCGGTCGAGGAGGACTGGCAGACCGCGCTGTGCGTGGTCGCGCACCCCGACGACATGGAGTACGGCGCCGCCAGCGCCGTCGCCCGGTGGACGGCGCAGGGCAAGCGGGTCGTCTACTGCATGGTCACCTCCGGTGAGGCGGGCATCGACGGTCTCGACCCCGAGGAGTGCCGTGAGGTGCGTGAGGCCGAGGAGATCGCCTCCGCACGCGTCGTGGGTGTCGACGAGGTCGAGTTCCTGCGCCTCCCCGACGGGATCCTGGAGTACGGCGTCGCGCTGCGCCGCGAGATCTGCGCGGTGGTCCGCAAGCACCGCCCCGACGTCGCCGTCACCATCAACCACCGCGAGACCTTCGGGGGCACGAACCTCAACCAGGCCGACCACATCGCCGTCGGCAAGGCGCTCGTCGACGCGGTCCGGGACGCCGGCAACCGCTGGGTCTTCCCCGAGCAGCTCGCCGACGGAGACCTCGAGAAGTGGGACGGCGTACGCGGCGTGCTCGTCTCGGCCTCCCCCCAGGCCCGGCACGGTGTCGACGTGACCGACCACCTCGCTGCGGGCGTGGCGAGCCTGGAGGAGCACCGCGCCTACATCGAGGGGCTGGGCTGGGACGACTTCGACCCCGAGGAGTTCCTCGAGGGCATGGCACGGCAGAGCGGCCAGCGGCTGGGCACGCGGTACGCCGTGGCGTTCGAGCTGCTCGACACCGGCTGGGGAGGCTGA
- a CDS encoding mechanosensitive ion channel family protein — protein MVDFLLFRVADGTGAGGGSAGVVERLSDLMGGLDLLLTRVIAALVLLVLAYALGKLVAAGLHAYFKPRQTPSFARVISKLVGWFVSLLLVAAAIVMLFPSVSPVNMLAGLGFFSVAAAFAFQDILENLLSGLLLILRQPFRSGDQIDVGEVSGTVEAISIRETRLRTFDGQLVLIPNRDVYKATITVRTHFENRRQNFVVGIAYENDAEEARALILGALTGVEEVDHDRDAEALVVELNTSTVDIDVRFWCAPDQHSSRVALSAAIIAVKKRLDEAGVEMPCDIVALQATPSFKAAVQDSGELTPGGSLRAG, from the coding sequence ATGGTCGACTTCCTGCTCTTCCGCGTCGCGGACGGGACCGGCGCCGGGGGCGGTTCCGCCGGTGTCGTCGAGCGGCTCTCGGACCTCATGGGCGGTCTCGACCTCCTGCTCACCCGCGTCATCGCCGCGCTGGTGCTGCTCGTGCTGGCGTACGCCCTGGGCAAGCTCGTCGCGGCCGGGCTCCACGCCTACTTCAAGCCGCGGCAGACCCCGAGCTTCGCCCGGGTCATCTCCAAGCTCGTGGGCTGGTTCGTCAGCCTCCTGCTGGTCGCCGCGGCGATCGTGATGCTGTTCCCCTCGGTGAGCCCGGTCAACATGCTCGCCGGTCTCGGGTTCTTCTCCGTCGCGGCCGCGTTCGCCTTCCAGGACATCCTCGAGAACCTGCTCTCGGGCCTGCTGCTGATCCTGCGCCAGCCGTTCAGGTCAGGTGACCAGATCGACGTCGGCGAGGTCTCGGGGACCGTGGAGGCCATCAGCATCCGCGAGACGCGGCTGCGCACCTTCGACGGCCAGCTGGTGCTCATCCCCAACCGGGACGTCTACAAGGCGACGATCACGGTGCGTACGCACTTCGAGAACCGGCGACAGAACTTCGTCGTCGGCATCGCCTACGAGAACGACGCCGAGGAGGCGCGCGCCCTGATCCTCGGCGCGTTGACAGGCGTCGAGGAGGTCGACCACGACCGCGACGCCGAGGCGCTCGTCGTCGAGCTGAACACCTCCACCGTCGACATCGACGTGCGCTTCTGGTGCGCACCCGACCAGCACTCCTCCCGAGTCGCCCTGTCGGCGGCGATCATCGCCGTCAAGAAGCGCCTCGACGAGGCCGGCGTGGAGATGCCGTGCGACATCGTGGCGCTGCAGGCGACCCCGTCGTTCAAGGCCGCGGTGCAAGACTCCGGCGAGCTGACGCCGGGCGGGAGCCTGCGCGCGGGCTGA
- a CDS encoding SulP family inorganic anion transporter, producing the protein MREALRSPRALRTEVLAGLVVALALIPEAISFSIIAGVDPRVGLFASFTMAVSIAFLGGRPAMISAATGAIALVVAPLSRDYGLDYLIAAVVLGGAIQIVLGLLGVARLMRFVPRSVMVGFVNALAILIAMSQLPYLVDVPALVYPMVAVGIAAIVLVPRLSTVVPSPLVAIVALTLFTVLASVAVPDVGDEGALPDSLPTLGIPSIPWTVETLQIIAPYALGIAMVGLLESLMTQRIVDDVTGTSSDPRRESWGQGAANVITGFFGGMGGCAMIGQTMINVKTSGARTRISTFLAGAFLLALVVGLGDVVATIPMAALVAVMLMVAVGTFDWQSIRPGTLRRMPRSETAVMLTTVAVTVLTHNLALGVAAGVLVATSLLARRMASQVRIERRLVEVEGGATEAVYVVHGELFFASSHDLATRFAYDEDPDRVVIDVTHSHVWDASTVAALDAVRGSYATRGKHVHIEGLNEASLSMHDRLSGRLGSH; encoded by the coding sequence GTGCGCGAGGCGCTGCGGTCACCCCGTGCCCTGCGTACGGAGGTGCTGGCCGGCCTGGTCGTGGCGCTCGCGCTCATCCCCGAGGCCATCTCCTTCTCGATCATCGCGGGCGTCGACCCGCGGGTCGGTCTGTTCGCCTCGTTCACGATGGCGGTCTCGATCGCGTTCCTCGGGGGTCGCCCGGCGATGATCTCGGCGGCGACCGGGGCGATCGCCCTCGTCGTCGCACCGCTCTCGCGCGACTACGGGTTGGACTACCTCATCGCCGCGGTCGTGCTGGGCGGGGCGATCCAGATCGTCCTCGGTCTGCTGGGGGTGGCGCGTCTGATGCGCTTCGTCCCTCGATCGGTGATGGTCGGCTTCGTCAACGCCCTGGCGATCCTGATCGCGATGTCGCAGCTGCCGTACCTGGTCGACGTGCCCGCGCTGGTCTACCCCATGGTCGCCGTCGGCATCGCCGCGATCGTGCTGGTGCCGCGCCTCTCGACCGTGGTCCCCTCACCGCTCGTGGCGATCGTCGCGCTGACGCTCTTCACCGTGCTGGCGTCGGTGGCCGTGCCGGACGTCGGCGACGAGGGCGCGCTGCCCGACAGCCTCCCCACGCTCGGCATCCCGTCGATCCCGTGGACGGTGGAGACGCTGCAGATCATCGCGCCGTACGCGCTCGGCATCGCCATGGTCGGCCTGCTGGAGTCGCTGATGACGCAGCGCATCGTCGACGACGTCACCGGCACCTCCTCCGACCCGCGCCGCGAGTCGTGGGGCCAGGGCGCCGCGAACGTCATCACCGGCTTCTTCGGCGGCATGGGCGGTTGCGCGATGATCGGCCAGACGATGATCAACGTGAAGACCTCGGGGGCCCGCACCCGCATCTCCACCTTCCTCGCCGGCGCCTTCCTGCTCGCTCTCGTGGTGGGCCTCGGTGACGTCGTGGCCACCATCCCGATGGCCGCCCTCGTCGCCGTCATGCTGATGGTCGCGGTCGGCACCTTCGACTGGCAGAGCATCCGGCCCGGCACGCTGCGGCGGATGCCGCGCAGCGAGACCGCCGTCATGCTGACCACGGTCGCGGTCACCGTCCTCACCCACAACCTCGCCCTCGGCGTCGCGGCCGGCGTGCTCGTGGCCACCAGCCTCCTGGCGCGGAGGATGGCCTCGCAGGTGCGCATCGAGCGTCGGCTGGTCGAGGTCGAGGGCGGCGCGACCGAGGCGGTGTACGTCGTGCACGGCGAGCTGTTCTTCGCCTCCAGCCACGACCTCGCGACGCGCTTCGCCTACGACGAGGACCCCGACCGGGTGGTCATCGACGTCACGCACTCCCACGTCTGGGACGCCTCGACCGTGGCGGCGCTGGACGCGGTGCGGGGTTCGTACGCGACGCGCGGCAAGCACGTGCACATCGAAGGCCTGAACGAGGCCAGCCTGTCGATGCACGACAGGCTCTCGGGACGCCTCGGCAGCCACTGA
- the dnaG gene encoding DNA primase: MAQGRIRSEDIAEVREKARIDEVVSDYVTLRNAGSGALKGLCPFHDEKSPSFHVTPSRNLYHCFGCQAGGDVISFVMEIDGLTFTDTVEQLAGKYGVTLRYEEGGPTPEQRREASMRPRLLEAHKLAAEFYAEQLASPDALPARQFLAGRDFNRDDAEHFGVGFAPTGGRDLVAHLRAKGFDDDELITGNLANRGRYDRFQGRLMWPIRDTSGSTIGFGARKLFDDDRIEAKYLNTSETPVYKKSQVLYGLDLARREMARTRQAVVVEGYTDVMACHLAGITTAVATCGTAFGEEHGRVLRRLLLDHEDNRGEVIFTFDGDEAGQRAALKAFAGDQQFASQTYVAVEPSGMDPCDLRQAQGDAAVRELVARREPLYRFVLGNVLRRFDLDRADGRIDAVREAARLVASVRDRSKVTAFAQEISRLVGADVETNQVLDEVRRAQRRDDAGESAPAPGAPRTPPRTGGQDSGPATEAPPVQAWPDPHLQRFALEREMLRLVLQAPAVAAEHTVELDAADFTHPLHAMVWQAVASLGGPAAAGATEWVHQVRARTTEQVVSGEVAALAVEPLKLRGEPTGRYAARHALGLQELTTVRRITDLKSRLQRTNPVTQQADYNRMFGELVALEQARRALREQVVGEA; encoded by the coding sequence GTGGCACAGGGGCGGATCCGCAGCGAGGACATCGCCGAGGTGCGTGAGAAGGCGCGCATCGACGAGGTCGTCTCCGACTACGTCACGCTGCGCAACGCCGGGTCCGGTGCGCTGAAGGGTCTGTGCCCCTTCCACGACGAGAAGTCGCCGTCCTTCCACGTCACGCCCTCGCGCAACCTGTACCACTGCTTCGGCTGCCAGGCCGGCGGCGACGTCATCAGCTTCGTCATGGAGATCGACGGGCTCACCTTCACCGACACCGTCGAGCAGCTGGCCGGCAAGTACGGCGTGACGCTGCGCTACGAGGAGGGCGGGCCCACCCCCGAGCAGCGCCGCGAGGCGTCCATGCGACCGCGCCTGCTCGAGGCCCACAAGCTTGCCGCGGAGTTCTACGCCGAGCAGCTCGCGAGCCCCGACGCGCTGCCCGCCCGCCAGTTCCTCGCCGGTCGCGACTTCAACCGCGACGACGCCGAGCACTTCGGGGTCGGTTTCGCCCCCACCGGCGGACGCGACCTGGTGGCACACCTGCGGGCGAAGGGCTTCGACGACGACGAGCTCATCACCGGCAACCTCGCCAACCGCGGTCGCTACGACCGCTTCCAGGGTCGGCTCATGTGGCCGATCCGCGACACCTCCGGCTCCACGATCGGCTTCGGGGCCCGCAAGCTCTTCGACGACGACCGCATCGAGGCGAAGTACCTCAACACCTCCGAGACGCCCGTCTACAAGAAGTCGCAGGTGCTCTACGGCCTCGACCTGGCGCGCCGTGAGATGGCACGCACCCGCCAGGCCGTGGTCGTCGAGGGCTACACGGATGTGATGGCCTGCCACCTCGCCGGCATCACCACCGCCGTCGCGACCTGTGGCACCGCCTTCGGCGAGGAGCACGGCCGCGTGCTGCGCCGGCTGCTGCTCGACCACGAGGACAACCGCGGGGAGGTCATCTTCACCTTCGACGGCGACGAAGCAGGTCAGCGGGCGGCACTGAAGGCCTTCGCGGGCGACCAGCAGTTCGCCTCCCAGACCTACGTCGCGGTCGAGCCCTCCGGCATGGACCCGTGCGACCTCCGCCAGGCACAGGGCGACGCGGCCGTACGCGAGCTCGTCGCCCGTCGCGAGCCGCTCTACCGCTTCGTGCTCGGCAACGTGCTGCGCCGCTTCGACCTCGACCGGGCCGACGGACGCATCGACGCCGTCCGCGAGGCCGCACGCCTCGTCGCCTCGGTCCGCGACCGGTCGAAGGTGACCGCGTTCGCCCAGGAGATCTCCCGCCTCGTCGGTGCCGACGTGGAGACCAACCAGGTGCTCGACGAGGTGCGCCGCGCGCAGCGTCGCGACGACGCGGGCGAGAGCGCCCCGGCCCCGGGAGCGCCGCGTACGCCGCCACGCACCGGTGGCCAGGACTCCGGGCCCGCAACCGAGGCGCCGCCCGTCCAGGCATGGCCCGACCCCCACCTGCAGCGGTTCGCACTCGAACGCGAGATGCTCCGGCTGGTGCTGCAGGCCCCCGCCGTCGCCGCGGAGCACACCGTCGAGCTCGACGCCGCCGACTTCACCCACCCGCTGCACGCCATGGTCTGGCAGGCCGTCGCCTCGCTCGGCGGGCCGGCCGCTGCGGGAGCGACCGAGTGGGTGCACCAGGTGCGCGCACGCACCACCGAGCAGGTCGTCTCCGGTGAGGTCGCGGCGCTGGCCGTGGAGCCGCTGAAGCTGCGCGGCGAGCCGACGGGCCGGTATGCAGCCCGCCACGCGCTCGGACTCCAGGAGCTCACGACGGTCCGACGCATCACCGACCTGAAGTCACGGCTGCAGCGCACCAACCCGGTGACGCAGCAGGCCGACTACAACCGCATGTTCGGCGAGCTCGTCGCTCTCGAGCAGGCGCGCCGTGCGCTGCGCGAGCAGGTCGTGGGGGAGGCATGA
- a CDS encoding deoxyguanosinetriphosphate triphosphohydrolase, with product MGERWDHLYSEADRARRVAEPVKRVDAPERTPFERDRARVVHSAALRRLADKTQVLGPHRDFVRNRLTHSLEVAQVGRDVAHVLGCHPDLVETAALAHDLGHPPFGHNGEVVLAELAATCGGFEGNAQTLRLLTRLEAKSVDADGASAGLNLTRATLDACTKYPWTREAASPPTMRHADGSPRGVPKFGVYDDDLPVFAWLRDREPATRTCVEAQVMDLADDVAYSVHDVEDGVVAGGIDLTVLDAADARQAVWETVRDWYLPGAADDRLEDAWAALRAVGSWPEATYDGTRPALRSLKNLTSDLIGRFCGAVESATREAYGDRPLVRHDGDVVVPGATLTEIAVLKGVAAHYVMSAPERVATMERQRQLLAELHEAVSAGAPDTLLPDLREDFEAATDDAARGRVVLDHVASLTDGAAVHSHGRLTGRPTSRP from the coding sequence ATGGGTGAGCGCTGGGACCATCTCTACTCCGAGGCCGACCGTGCGCGCCGCGTCGCCGAGCCCGTCAAGCGGGTCGACGCCCCCGAGCGCACGCCCTTCGAGCGCGACCGCGCCCGCGTGGTCCACTCCGCCGCCCTGCGACGCCTCGCCGACAAGACACAGGTGCTCGGGCCGCACCGGGACTTCGTACGCAACCGGCTCACCCACTCCCTCGAGGTCGCCCAGGTCGGCCGCGACGTCGCCCACGTGCTCGGCTGTCACCCCGACCTCGTCGAGACCGCCGCCCTTGCCCACGACCTCGGCCACCCGCCGTTCGGTCACAACGGCGAGGTCGTCCTCGCCGAGCTCGCCGCGACCTGCGGCGGCTTCGAGGGCAACGCCCAGACGCTGCGCCTCCTCACCCGGCTCGAGGCGAAGTCCGTCGACGCCGACGGCGCCTCCGCCGGCCTCAACCTGACCCGCGCCACCCTCGACGCCTGCACCAAGTACCCCTGGACGCGCGAGGCGGCCTCACCCCCGACCATGCGCCACGCCGACGGGTCACCGCGGGGCGTGCCGAAGTTCGGGGTGTACGACGACGACCTCCCCGTCTTCGCCTGGCTGCGCGACCGCGAGCCCGCCACCCGTACGTGCGTCGAGGCCCAGGTCATGGACCTCGCCGACGACGTCGCCTACAGCGTGCACGACGTCGAGGACGGTGTCGTCGCCGGCGGCATCGACCTCACCGTGCTCGACGCCGCCGACGCACGGCAGGCCGTGTGGGAGACGGTGCGCGACTGGTACCTGCCCGGCGCGGCGGACGACCGGCTCGAGGACGCCTGGGCCGCCCTGCGCGCCGTCGGGTCCTGGCCGGAGGCGACCTACGACGGCACCCGTCCGGCCCTGAGATCCCTGAAGAACCTCACCTCCGACCTCATCGGCCGCTTCTGCGGGGCCGTGGAGAGCGCGACGCGCGAGGCCTACGGCGACCGACCCCTCGTACGCCACGACGGCGACGTCGTCGTCCCCGGTGCGACCCTCACCGAGATCGCCGTGCTGAAAGGCGTCGCCGCGCACTACGTGATGAGTGCCCCCGAGCGGGTGGCCACGATGGAACGCCAGCGGCAGCTGCTCGCCGAGCTGCACGAGGCGGTGTCCGCCGGCGCCCCGGACACCCTGCTTCCCGACCTCCGTGAGGACTTCGAGGCCGCGACCGACGACGCCGCCCGCGGCCGGGTGGTGCTCGACCACGTCGCCTCCCTCACCGACGGGGCCGCCGTCCACAGCCATGGCCGGCTGACCGGTCGGCCCACCTCACGGCCGTAG